The following are encoded in a window of Gossypium raimondii isolate GPD5lz chromosome 13, ASM2569854v1, whole genome shotgun sequence genomic DNA:
- the LOC105782006 gene encoding stigma-specific STIG1-like protein 1 codes for MAIFIARTTQAYFDKEVPKVQTNQISSQGLCRFLTQQYPKHGMTCDKFPRICRQKAGSPGPDCCKRKCVNVMKDRFNCGMCGYKCKYSEICCKGQCVNASFDKRNCGGCHKKCKKGEFCVYGMCNYA; via the coding sequence ATGGCGATCTTTATCGCAAGAACAACTCAGGCATACTTCGACAAAGAAGTACCCAAAGTTCAAACTAATCAAATTTCATCACAAGGATTGTGTCGGTTCCTAACTCAGCAATATCCGAAACACGGCATGACGTGCGACAAATTTCCACGTATTTGTCGTCAAAAGGCCGGAAGTCCGGGACCGGATTGTTGCAAAAGGAAATGTGTTAACGTGATGAAAGATCGGTTCAATTGTGGGATGTGTGGATATAAGTGCAAGTATAGTGAGATATGTTGCAAAGGGCAATGCGTTAATGCTTcatttgataaaagaaattgtGGTGGATGTCATAAGAAGTGCAAGAAGggtgaattttgtgtttatgggATGTGtaattatgcttaa
- the LOC105782132 gene encoding organelle RRM domain-containing protein 1, chloroplastic, which produces MSQCGRTKAYYQREPALPEHGLPQCPTIRSLSTLLSRALTSSSSSSVPSRSRLTVALLNKTPIFIPDATRILTRTKTYGSGYLPFRDPSRLPAVVLYGRGDEHWLIILEFPERPKPLEEEMIDTYVKTLASVVGSEEEARKRIYSVCTTRYTGFRALFSKDLVKKLGELPRVRWVLSDDFIYGQDSYYGGDLFVDGNVIHRPPQHGVGESADYDLWVIKFESPRNINFYVKFLSCLVGSEEEAKRRIYADGGRLTRYTGFCAVMSKEMAYELEGFPLVKRVDRVSEAENDAYLETKELLSWEFLDAGPTFKEFLYVGPTFEKLLAREERRLLRLLDLVMHQILNDIYTRKMDETETEG; this is translated from the exons ATGTCTCag TGTGGAAGAACCAAAGCTTATTATCAGAGAGAACCTGCGTTGCCGGAACATGGCTTGCCTCAATGCCCGACGATACGATCTCTATCAACCCTTTTAAGCCGCGCCCtcacttcttcttcttcttcttccgtTCCTTCCCGTTCTCGCCTCACTGTTGCTCTCCTCAACAAAACCCCAATATTTATCCCCGATGCAACCAGAATCCTGACCCGAACCAAGACATACGGGTCCGGCTACTTGCCTTTTCGCGACCCTTCCCGATTACCAGCGGTTGTCCTATATGGCCGTGGTGACGAACATTGGCTTATCATTTTGGAATTCCCAGAACGCCCAAAACCTTTGGAAGAAGAAATGATCGATACCTATGTTAAAACTCTCGCTTCTGTTGTCGGCag TGAAGAGGAAGCGAGAAAGAGAATATACTCTGTCTGTACAACGAGGTATACTGGGTTTCGTGCTCTTTTTTCTAAGGATTTGGTCAAAAAACTTGGAG AGTTACCTCGTGTACGCTGGGTTTTATCAGATGATTTTATCTATGGTCAAGATAGTTATTATGGAG GGGATTTGTTTGTTGATGGGAATGTGATTCATAGACCCCCGCAGCACGGAGTTGGAGAAAGTGCTGATTATGATCTTTGGGTTATCAAATTCGAATCCCCGAGAAATATCAATTTCTATGTTAAATTCCTCTCTTGTTTAGTCGGCAG TGAAGAGGAAGCGAAAAGGAGAATATACGCCGATGGGGGTAGACTAACGAGGTATACTGGGTTTTGTGCTGTTATGTCTAAGGAGATGGCTTATGAACTTGAAG GGTTTCCTCTTGTAAAACGTGTTGATCGGGTTTCAGAGGCCGAAAATGACGCATATCTTGAAACTAAGGAATTATTATCATGGGAATTCCTTGATGCTGGACCAACCTTTAAGGAATTCCTTTATGTTGGACCAACCTTTGAGAAATTGCTAGCAAGAGAGGAGAGGAGACTGTTGCGATTACTAGATTTGGTGATGCACCAGATATTAAACGATATTTATACTCGTAAAATGGACGAAACCGAAACCGAGGGCTAG